One part of the Vanessa tameamea isolate UH-Manoa-2023 chromosome 8, ilVanTame1 primary haplotype, whole genome shotgun sequence genome encodes these proteins:
- the LOC113396241 gene encoding nuclear receptor-binding protein homolog gives MSGGRSIDKERKSPRESGEDSEDESEILEESPCGRWLKRREEVEQRDVPGIDCAHLAMDTEEGVEVVWNEVQFSERKNFKAQEDKIQMVFDNLTRLEHPNIVKFHRYWTDTHNDKPRVIFITEYMSCGSLKQFLKRTKRNVKRLPLQAWKRWCTQILSALSYLHGCVPPIVHGNLTCDTIFIQHNGLVKIGSVAPDAIHHHVKTCRENMRNMHLIAPEYGSSQMVTPAMDIYSFGMCALETAALEIQGNGDSGSHVTEDHIVRTVESLEEPRQKDFIYRCINKDPAKRPTARELLFHPLLFEVHSLKLLAAHTLVNTSANISETITDEVCGGAGGAALAWCERAGLRHELSAKDLPHAEKLEKFVEDVKYGIYPLTAYGPARRAASPCERARAASESAPASPEPRARDLETRRVVNMMCSLKPAPAPPAPPAPPDTDLLMTILLRMDDKMNRQLTCCVSRRDSAHALAHELVQLGFIHEADRDKICRLMEESLRSSFGQLPRAPLVS, from the exons GTCGAACAGCGAGATGTGCCAGGTATCGATTGCGCGCACCTCGCAATGGACACAGAGGAGGGCGTGGAGGTCGTTTGGAACGAAGTCCAGTTCTCCGAGCGAAAGAACTTTAAAGCGCAGGAAGATAAGATCCAAATGGTATTCGACAACCTCACACGGCTTGAACACCCAAACATCGTCAAGTTTCATCGGTATTGGACAGACACACACAACGATAAGCCAAGG GTGATATTTATAACAGAGTATATGTCGTGTGGATCTCTAAAACAATTCTTAAAGCGAACTAAGCGAAACGTCAAGAGGCTGCCACTACAGGCGTGGAAACGATGGTGTACTCAAATACTTTCGGCTCTCAG CTATCTTCACGGTTGTGTACCACCAATCGTCCACGGCAACCTAACCTGCGACACGATCTTCATTCAGCATAACGGGCTTGTCAAGATCGGTTCAGTGGCACCAGACGCTATCCATCACCACGTCAAGACCTGTCGCGAGAACATGAGGAACATGCATCTCATCGCTCCAGAATACGGAT CATCTCAAATGGTGACGCCAGCGATGGATATCTACTCATTCGGCATGTGCGCTCTCGAGACCGCAGCTCTTGAGATTCAGGGCAATGGTGACTCCGGTAGCCACGTCACTGAAGATCACATCGTTCGGACAGTTGAGTCTCTCGAGGAGCCCAGGCAGAAGGACTTCATATACAG ATGCATAAATAAAGATCCGGCGAAGAGGCCTACGGCCAGAGAGCTCCTGTTTCATCCTTTGCTGTTCGAAGTTCACTCCCTCAAACTGCTAGCGGCTCATACTCTCGTCAATACTAGTG CGAACATCTCGGAGACGATAACGGACGAGGTgtgcggcggcgcgggcggcgcggcgctgGCGTGGTGCGAGCGCGCCGGCCTGCGCCACGAGCTGTCCGCCAAGGACCTGCCGCACGCCGAGAAGCTCGAGAAGTTCGTCGAGGACGTCAA GTACGGCATCTACCCGCTGACGGCGTACGGgcccgcgcgccgcgccgcgtcGCCGTGcgagcgcgcgcgcgccgcgtcCGAGAGCGCGCCCGCCTCGCCCGAGCCGCGCGCGCGCGACCTGGAGACGCGCCGCGTCGTCAACATGATGTGCAGCCTCaagcccgcgcccgcgccgcccgcgccgcccgcgccgcccgacACCGACCTGCTG ATGACGATCCTGCTGCGCATGGACGACAAGATGAACCGGCAGCTCACGTGCTGCGTGTCGCGCCGCGACTCCGCGCACGCGCTGGCGCACGAGCTCGTGCAGCTCGGCTTCATACACGAG GCCGACCGCGACAAGATCTGCCGCCTGATGGAGGAGTCGCTGCGCAGCAGCTTCGGGCAGCTGCCCCGCGCGCCGCTGGTGAGCTAG